A DNA window from Salarias fasciatus chromosome 23 unlocalized genomic scaffold, fSalaFa1.1 super_scaffold_20, whole genome shotgun sequence contains the following coding sequences:
- the gckr gene encoding glucokinase regulatory protein has protein sequence MAGSQWESPDFEPSLPVSEKSNPLTRDLDRASPGRIVQMLQACDAQMFQEDSGGIYQRLLSEGVVKTVMEVAKRVEIILKGPEEGAIVLSGCGTSGRLAFLAASAFNRELRRLDRQPVYSYVIAGGDRALFTSQEAPEDDAGLGVAGLEKVCEGKKQVLFIGISCGLSAPFVAGQLDFCLRRPEVYTPVLIGFNPATQARSDPIPGCSFTFLSVVRRLQERAETRDAFLLNPAVGPEAVSGSSRMKGGSATKILLEAVLSAAHAAAFSHQPVTFEGVLQHMRTYEEAFQRTYTHSEEIAALVEAAGHSLRCGGTVCYLGWGSQALLGLIDASECNPTFGADYKDIRGFINGGYSSLNNNEGPLSDLGPEFLISHEDFLRLVLPGLTDRDTVVLLYSDADNLSQVVATARRVREKTRGVHAVWHHAEGNESEEQDAVHQLCLSTLSIAWPPHSSLHMQWELSTKLVLNAVSTGAHVLKGKVFRNYMVDVQVTNSKLYGRAARLLQILSGFPESRCEDALLKVIHRVDGVSGDIAVHTAAARSREKVVPLALLCLLTGCSLEEAESCLRRQPIVREAVEAFIQNK, from the exons ATGGCGGGATCGCAGTGGGAG TCCCCAGATTTCGAGCCGTCCCTCCCGGTCTCGGAGAAGTCCAACCCCCTGACCCGGGATCTGGACCGGGCCTCGCCCGGACGCATCGTCCAGATGCTGCAGGCCTGCGACGCCCAGATGTTCCAGGAGGATTCAGGCGGAATCTACCAG AGGCTTCTGAGTGAAGGCGTGGTGAAAACAGTAATGGAGGTCGCCAAGAGGGTGGAGATCATATTAaag ggtccagaggagggcgCCATCGTGCTGAGCGGCTGCGGAACTTCTGGCCGCCTGGCGTTCCTTGCAGCG TCGGCGTTCAACCGGGAGCTGCGGCGGCTGGACCGCCAGCCGGTTTATTCCTACGTCATCGCCGGGGGAGACAG GGCTCTGTTTACGTCCCAAGAAGCTCCTGAGGACGACGCTGGGCTGGGCGTGGCCGGTCTGGAGAAG gtctgtgagggAAAGAAGCAGGTTTTGTTCATCGGTATCTCCTGTGGCTTGTCT GCGCCGTTTGTCGCCGGTCAACTGGACTTCTGTCTGCGGCGCCCGGAGGTCTACACCCCCGTCCTCATAGGATTCAACCCGGCAACTCAAGCAAG GAGTGATCCCATCCCCGGGTGCTCCTTCACGTTCCTCAGCGTTGTGCGGCGGCTGCAGGAGCGAGCCGAGACTCGAGACGCCTTCCTGCTCAACCCGGCCGTCGGG cCGGAAGCCGTCAGCGGCTCGTCCCGGATGAAGGGAGGCAGCGCCACCAAGATCCTCCTGGAGGCGGTCCTGTCGGCCGCGCACGCCGCCGCCTTCTCGCATCAACCCGTCACCTTCGA AGGCGTCCTGCAGCACATGAGGACATATGAGGAAGCTTTCCAGAGGACGTACACCCACAGCGAGGAGATCGCCGCCCTGGTGGAGGCCGCCGGACACAG tctGCGGTGCGGTGGCACAGTGTGTTACCTGGGCTGGGGCTCCCAGGCTCTGCTGGGACTGATTGACGCCAGCGAGTGCAACCCCACGTTCGGAGCAG acTACAAGGACATCCGAGGCTTCATTAACGGAGGCTACAGCAGCCTGAACAACAACGAGGGTCCTTTAAGTgatctg GGTCCCGAGTTTCTCATCTCGCACGAGGATTTCCTCCGCCTCGTCCTCCCCGGCCTCACGGACCGGGACACGGTCGTCCTGCTCTACTCGGACGCCG ACAACCTCAGCCAGGTGGTGGCGACGGCGAGGAGGGTGAGGGAGAAGACGCGGGGAGTCCACGCCGTTTGGCATCACGCCGAGGGCAATGAATCGGAAGAGCAG gacgccgTGCACCAGCTGTGTTTATCCACACTGAGCATCGCCTGGCCTCCACACAGCTCGCTCCACAtg CAGTGGGAGCTGTCCACCAAGCTGGTGCTGAACGCCGTCAGCACCGGCGCTCACGTCTTAAAGGGGAAGGTCTTCCGCAACTACATGGTGGACGTGCAGGTGACCAACAGCAAGCTGTACGGCCGAGCGGCccggctgctgcag ATTCTCTCTGGTTTTCCTGAATCTCGATGTGAAGACGCTTTACTGAAGGTCATCCACCGAGTGGACGGCGTCTCCGGAGACATCGCCGTCCACACAGCCGCCGCCAGGAGCCGGGAGAAG gtcgtccctctggctctgctctgcctgctgactggctgctccctggaggaggcggagtctTGCCTCCGGCGCCAGCCAATCGTGAGGGAGGCGGTGGAGGCATTTATACAGAACAAATAG